The DNA segment GGCGAACCACCAGGACGTGCTCGAGGGTCGGGATGCCGTGCGCGGCGGCATCGACCTGCGCCTTGAGGGGCACCACGACCCCGCGGCGCCACCCGCCGTCGGCCGTGATGACCACCCTGGCCTCGGCGTCGTTCATGCGGTCCTTGAGGGCCTCCGCCGAGAAGCCGCCGAAGACCACGGAATGCGTCGCACCGATGCGGGCGCAGGCCAGCATCGCGATCGCCGCCTCGGGGATCATCGGCATGTAGATGCCGACGCGATCGCCCGCCTTCAGGCCGAGGTCGGTCAGGACGTTGGCCAGCTTGCAGACCTCGCGGTGCAACTCGAAATACGTCAGGACCCGGGTGTCGCCGGGTTCGCCTTCCCAGAGCAGCGCCGCCTTGTTCTTGCGCGCCGTCGTGAGGTGGCGGTCGAGGCAGTTGTACGCCAGGTTGGTCTGGCCGCCCACGAACCATTCGGCGAAGGGCGGTTGCCAGTCGAGCACCCGGTCCCACTTGCGGAACCAGTGCAACTGCTCGGCTATTTCCGCCCAGAAGCCCTCGGGATCCCGCACCGACCGGTCGTAGATGGCCTCGTACTCGCGCAGCGACTGGATGTGCGCGCCCTGGGAAAATCTCTCGGGCGGCGGAAACACCCGCTTTTCCTGCAGGATGGACTGGATTTGCGAGTCGCCGGCGGTCGTGGTCATCGAGATCCTCCGGCGGGCATTATAGCCTCGTCGGCCCGCCCTGAGCCTGCAGCCGCTTGACCACCGGAAGATCGGCCTCGCAGATGTCATAATCGCCGAGGAGGCGGATGGGCACCCAGCGCACGGCCTGGCAGTCGAGGGGGCGGGGCTCTCCGGCCCGGATGGTGGTCAAGAACGCCATCAGGTAGATGCACCGATCCGGGTAGTCGTGCTCGACGACCTGGAACAGGCCGCCGACCTCGGTCTCGATCCCCAGTTCCTCCCGCAACTCCCGGACGAGGGCGGCGGGCGGCTCCTCGCCGGGCGCGCACTTGCCCCCCGGCAACTCCCAGCGCAGCGGTTCGGCCTGGTCGGATCGGCGCTGAGCAAGCAGCACCGCGTCACCCCGGCGGATGACGGCACCCACGACGGAAATCGGTTCAGTCATAGCATAAA comes from the Candidatus Tanganyikabacteria bacterium genome and includes:
- a CDS encoding (deoxy)nucleoside triphosphate pyrophosphohydrolase — protein: MTEPISVVGAVIRRGDAVLLAQRRSDQAEPLRWELPGGKCAPGEEPPAALVRELREELGIETEVGGLFQVVEHDYPDRCIYLMAFLTTIRAGEPRPLDCQAVRWVPIRLLGDYDICEADLPVVKRLQAQGGPTRL